The nucleotide window CTGGAGCCGGCTGACTGTGCGGAACACGCGGGCTGCCGAAAGCCTAGGACCGCCGGCAGGGAGAGCAGCCTCAGGAATCCGCCTTCCCACCGCGTCTCCAAAGGGCAGAGGGGCCCCTCCTGCAAGTGTGCGGTGCAGAGAAGGCGTGCATGGCTGAAGGAGGCGGACGACGGGGGAAGCAGGACGCGGCGGGACCTCCTCCCCGAGACCCGGACCGCTCAGGCCGGTGGGGACGACGGACCACGGAGTCGGCCCGGGTTCCGAAATGCGGTAAAACGCGGCCGGATTGGTGCTGCGGGCGGGCCGGCCCGGGACTCGGGGTAGGAGAGAGCTGGGTGGCTCCCCCAGCTCCGAGGCCGAGAGGCATTGGAAGGTGCTGGGCCCTGCCGGCAGCCCCCCCCGACGGCGCTGCGCTCTTCCGTAAATCGAATCAATTGGCGAGACCGCGCTGGCTACGAGCCGTCCCGGAGCCACCCGAGGAAGTCTTAGATCGGAGCCGGAGAAGGCACCGGGTGCTTGGCGCCCCAGAGCTCCACGTGCGCTGCGGGACGAGGCCTCTAACCCCCAGTCTGGTTGCACCTGTTACAGACACATCAACGGGACACCGGGCGGCGGCGTTTATCAATTACTTTCCGCCAATCGGGGGCCCTGGGCCGGCTCGGCTGGTAGATCATGGCCCTGGACgtgggggtcatgagtttgagccccccgTGGGGCGTACAGACGACTtaaacacaaaatctttaaaaaaaaaaaaaagaaaagaaaagaaaagaaaaagaaaaagaaaaagaaaaagaaaaaaagaaatcaccttcTACTTATTCATCCATCCGGGGCTTCACGCTCCCCGTTTATATTCACGTGTTAAATCGTGCAGGTGCGAAGCTGGAATCCCCCATGACCTTTATacacattttcctttcatttttgttcctCCCGAGCTTCCATGTTGGTTTCCTCCTTTCCCCGGCTTTCCCGTGCCAGTTTCTTTTATCGTTCGGTCCCTAGAAAAGGGTCAATTTATTTGTAGCGGGATTCGTGAACggaattattatgtatttattcctcaacagatctatttattcataaatggatcgatttatttatttataaatggatttatttctttatttattggcAGATGGAGTTAATTTATAGACGTTGttgtacagttttttaaaaattaatgaatccTGTGTTCCACCTGTTGggccctccctccatctcccccaACCTGTGATTTCTTCACCGTCTCCAATTTGTCGGCCGCCACGAAATCACTgcctgggttttttgttttgtttttgttgttgttgtttttgttttttacttgctGGGGTTTTGGTGAAGATCGCGTGGAATCCACAGAGCAGGTGGAGGGCGATGATGGTTTGCGGCTGTTGAGTATCATCCACACCAGAGTCTACGTCTCGTCTCAACGATGAGTAAatctcgctctctccctccctccatctctctctgtctctctgtctctgtctctgtctctcccaggcCATCGACAGCCGTTACTGCCAGTTTTATGTGCTTCCCTTATGTGAAGTGAAAAACTTCACCATCTCCGTGAAGCAAGACCCGCCGTTCTCCACGGGGCTTCAGTACGTCCCGCGAGGTGAGGGGGGCGCGCTCCTGTCTGCCGTCCCTTTGCCTTCAGCCATTGGTTGCTCTTGGGGATGGGAAAGGCATGACTCTGGGCTTGGGTGGCAAAAGGCGGGCGCCCCCGGGCATCACGGCTGCCGGAGGTTTTCATCCGCAGGCCCCCGGGCGAGGGGTCGTCACCGGGAGAAACCGAGGCAAGCATCCTCGGGATGTGTCCGGGTTCGTTCCTGCGGCAAGTGCGTGTGAGGTCGCAGGACCTGGACCCCCGAAGGCCCCCTTCCGCGGGACTGCCTTTCCTGTCACCTCCCTGCAGGTGCAGAAGGAAAGCCGGCGGCGGCCGCGCGGGGCCTGGACTGCTGGGTGCACGACGTGGACTTCCTGACGTGcagctgggaggtgggcagggcggCCCCCGGCGACGTGCAGTACCGCCTGTACTGGCGGGACCTGAAGTAGGTGTGGCCGTGGGCGCGGCGTGGCCTCCCGGGCCCGTGGGCCTCCGGTCACCGCGGGCGCTCCGTCCCCGCAGGGCCTACCGCGAGCAGGAGTGTCCGCGATACGAGGCGGACGATCGGGGCGTCCACGTCCGGTGCCGGTTCGATGACGTGTCCAGGTTGCAGAGGCACATCCAGTTCTGGGTGAACGGCACCAGCCGACGCTCCGGAATCCCCTGCTCCGACCTCTGTGTCGAATTACCGGAAATCGGTGAGTCCAGGGCCTGCCTCTGCACGCTGGTGTCCGAGCTCAGCGGCCCTGATGAAATAACACCATGGTCCCAGGGCTGGTGGCCGCTGCGTCCCATCTCTGCCCCCGTCCCCGCATGGCTCCTCCTCTGCGTCTCCTCCTCCGCTATGTGCACACCTGTCCTTGGCGTAGGGCCTCCCCAATCTAGGACGAGCTCATCTCAACATCCTTCAGCCCGAAGTCAGAGAGGCGGGAGGGTCACCCTGCTCGCTCGCCTGGCCTCGGTGGCTCCCAGCGGGTGGCTTCTGACCTGTCTCCAGGGTGCTTGGCCCAGCTGCCCTCTGGGGCACCCCCGCCTCCCTGGCCTCACTCCCTGGTCCCACCAGTGGGCGCACCCTCCCAAGCAGGCCACttgccctctctcctcttttgAGGGGAGAAGGCCATTTGTGGAGCTGGAGCGGGAAGCGGGGTCCCACGGCCTGCAcggctgcagggaggagggaggggagctgggtCGGAGATTATCTGTGGGATGGAATTTCTGATGGATTCTGTGGGTGCTGCTGAGGTAGAGTCCTCAACTGAGGGAGGCTGGGTGCCCGGTGACATAATGGaacggggaggaggaggggacctGATCTGGGGGGTCTGCCCTGTACTGAGCTCAGCCAGGTGTCCAGGTGGAGCGCCCGGTGCAGACAGGTGAGGGAGGACCCAAGGCTGGGCTCCTGGGGCAGGTGGTCCCCGGGGTGTAGATTCAGATGTGGTCACACGGGAAGCTGGAGAAGCCACAGAGTCAGGAGGGCACTTAATGCCCAGAGGGAGGGCACAGGGCTGAGCCCCAACATTGCAGCCCCCAGGGGATGGCGGGAGggtcccagcacccagcagggagGCCCAGATGGACGGATGTCCGGGGAGGAGCTGGCAGGGCAGAGGCCCGGTCAGGGGGGAGGTGAGGATGCAGCAAGGCAGGGGCAGATGTTTCCGGGAGTGCAGCTGGCTGGCCCAGGACATTGGACATGGGACTGGCTCTGCGCAGGGTGGGGAGTAGGGAGCAGGCCAGGCACGGAGGAgaggctggtggggtgggggggagtccAGGGCTGCAAGAGGCCTTCCTCCTTCTGTTGGACACTAGTGGAAACATCGGGTGTAGACCCTGAGAGCACTTTCCAGGGGGTCTCGGGCGGGCGGGGTCTCTCACAGCTAGAGCCTGAGCAGCTAGACCTAAGGCCGATTCAAGAGGATATTTCAACATATTTGGTCATGCATCTATATTGATATTTTGCCCATTCTTTAACCTTAGAGTGgccctttcttctcctccccacaccccaaaTTTGTATGAAGCCTATTTTAAAGTATCttcggtggggtgggggtggggatggggatgttgatttttttcttactcattaaatgtttttggtgggttttttccTCCTGTTCTAGAGAGATTAAGTCCACCCCACATCACTGCAACGTGTAATAAATCCTATTCAATGATGGAGTGGAAAGTATTAAGCCACTTCAATCACAGATTTCTGTATGAACTTCAAATACAAAAGGTAAATGCTTGTCCTAGCTGACAATTCTAGGTTCTCTAGGATCTGTACCCCCAAGGCTTTGGAGGCAGATAAAACATACACTCAACAAAaatatgaaccaaaaaaaaaaagtgttttagtcttttgaaaataattaaacataaataaaaaataaagataaagcataagtagattttaaaatacatagaaactaaACCCTACATAACAATGAAGattgttaacacacacacacacaaatctaaaaaaaaaactactgaagaTCATGTAAGATGTTGTGTATGTGTGAAAATCATCAAAAGAAACCATACAAACTCTAAAAAAACGTTTTGACTTTAACAGAAGTAACAATGTTGGCTATTCAAAAGACAGAGGTAAAATTGGAAGGGCAGGTAGGTCAAGTCACAGATGGAAGACACCAGGCGCATATATGTCAGACAAAGGACTCCTGTTTGGGGTAGATAAGAAAGGCTTCCAAGTCAATACCAAGAAGACAAacaactgtatttaaaaaaaaaaaaaaaaaaacaaagggcaaacaaataaacaaaaaacaaagggcaATGATGGAAACAGCCACTTCCCCAAAGATGTGTTCATGCCCCATAAACACATGAAATGGTgccagagaaatacaaaccacAGGGAGAGGCCACTCCATAAACTCGTTAGATTGGCTACAATGGCAAATTCTAGCCAAACCAAGGGTGGGTGAGGCTGTCACCCAGTTGGTTGCAACACTTGCTTGGCACTAAGAGGTGGCCATTGAGAATGGTACGCGTGGCTCCTTCTTCTTTGAAACGTTCCTCGTGGATGACCATTCCCCCTGTTGTACGAGCCAAGATAAAATCCCATCCATTTAAGGAAACATGGCGCAGGCCCTGTGGAAGAGGCATTGACGGAATCTTGCAGGGCCCGCCATTCCCCCGCTGGGTCTGGCTCggagagaaatgaaaacgtaGGCCCACCTGAGTGGGGACCGGAGTGTGGGAATGACTCAAGGGAAGGGATGAGCAAAAGATATCCCGGCCTGGAATCCGGCCCCCCAGGCAAGGTCAGCCAGGTAGGTCAAGGTCGGCCCTGGGGGATCCCATTCCTACAGAGGGAGAGGTGTAGTGCAGGAGGTCTACAGTGAGTGACACACCTGTGCTCTGGGTGTGAGCGGGGACGAAGGCAAGGCAGGGGGCACAGGGAAATTTGGGGGTGACCGAGTCATTCCTCGCCTGCGACGGGCGGTGGTTTCACGTGCACGCGTTGCTCAAAAAATCCCAGCAAATCCTGTGCCCTCAGTGTGTGGTTTGCTCAAGCAAATTTTGCCTGAATAAAGTTATCCTAAAAAATGACCAAGTATGGacgcacctggctggctcagcgggtGGAGCGTGCGACtcgagttcgagccccacgttggtgtAGAGGGttctgagttcgagccccacgttgggtgtagagaccataaatacacttaaaaaatatttaggtctataaattaaaaggaaacgATGAAATGTTTTGAGGTAATTAGTACTTCATATTCCATTATCGACttgaatgtattatttttctttatttcttttatatttattgttgatGTTCAACTAGCGATTATACTCAGtgtttctgtaaacctaaaactgcttggAAGGATGAACGTTATTagttctatattaaaaaaaataaggtgtttTTACGCTAATCCCTGCTTTATACTCTATTTATATGTTATATCGATCATTTAGACCCAGTCACTGATTATATTGTGCTCAGTTTCTCTTTAAACCTAAAAGGGctcaaagaaacaagggccttcgTCAGGGGACCGCATGAGGCAGCCGCCGCTCGTGTCTTGTTTTGTAGGGCACCGATCCTGCGTCCACGGAGAAGGTGAGTGTCCCCCGCGTGCCCAGAACCGGGCATCCCGAAGCGCAGGTGTGTTTTCCTTACTGTGCGGCCTCTCCGCCGTGCCGGACTCCGCGTGGGCCCCACGCACCCACCCCGCGGTCTCCAGGAGTCGGTGCGGAGGGGAAACAGCTGGGACGTGAGGTTCTGTCTTCACGTGGCTCCTCCTCTGTGACTGCGTCTCCTCCTCTGTCCCGTATAAGGACCCCTGTCGTTGGACTCAGGGCCTCCTCATCCGGGAGGAGCTCCTCTTGAGATCCTTCACTTAGGCACGCGTGCAAAGACCCTACTTCCGAATAAGGTCCCGACCAGGAGTTCCAGGGGGACGCATCTTCCTTGGAGGTGGTGGGAGGTCACCGCTGCAGAGCGTGCGGGGCCCCACGCCGTGCACAACAACATGTGTCTGGGGCTCATCAGGGGTGGCTGTGGAGCATCACGTCCCAGTGATGACGAAGAACATTTTTGTTTGGACCCCACAAAGTCTGGGCTGAGGGGGCTTCCAAATAAGGTCAGCTTCTAGGATTGGGCGGGTGAGAACTTGCACATACGAGTTGGGGGAGGACCCGCGGCACCCCTGCCAGGGCCCGttgtctctccccctccttttcttttaaacctCAGCTCTACGAAAACCACTTCGTGATTTACAATCCCGGAAACTACGTGGCGAAACTAAAGGTGCAGGGTTTCTTCCGCAAAGACTGGAGCGAATGGAGCGCCCCCCAACTCTTTGGTGAGTGGGGCGCCCTTCCACCTCGCCCTCCCGTGTGCTGAACGCTGGGGGCCACCGCGCCTGGCCAGGAGGCACAGCCCCCTCCTGTGCTCTGACGGGCTCGTCATCCGTGCTCTGGGGCCCTCGGCCCCCAAAGGAGCAGGGCTGGAGCTCCACCCACTTCTGTGACCCCAAAGAGGGCTCTGAAGATCACAGGTGACCCTGCACTTCGTGCTCACCCCATGGGAGGGCAGAGAGTGGGCGGGACAAGACCCCCAGTAAGAGGCCCCAGGGCTTCTGGTAACAAAGCAGTCAGCAGgtaaggggtggggagggtcctCTTTTATCCCACAGGGGGCCTGCCTGGGCTCCTGACTCTGATTGCAAGGATTTCCCCAAAATGAGACCTGCTATTTCTCCCTGACCTGTTCTGAAACCACACCTACCAACGTCCCATTTCCGGGTCCCATGTGGGAAATGTCGGTCAGTGGGGTCCTGGGGCTGCTGCGATAAATGACCTCACATGGTCGGGGAGGGggcttaaaaccacagaaatcCATCCTCCCCCAGCTCTGGAGACCGGACGTCTTAGGTCCGGGGGGGACACGCTTCCTCCAGAGGCTCTGGGGAGGGTCCCTTCGGCCTCTTCCAGTGTCTGGGGCCCAGGTCTCCGTCTCCATCCTCATGGGGCTCGTCCTCTGCACCTGcgtctccccttccttctcttccaagGACCCCTGTCGTTGATGCGGGGCCCATCCTATTCCAGTGGGACCTCACATttacttgattacatctgcaaagaccctccACTGTGGGCTCAGATGTGTCCCCCAACTCCACATATTGTCACCCCCAGGATCTCAGAATGGAACTGTATTTGGggataaggtctttaaagaggtggttaaggtaaaatgaggtcaatagggtgggccctgatcccATAGGACTTGTAGGAAGAGGGGATGAGGACAGAGGGGCGACCACATAAGGCCAAGGGGGAACACAGGGAGACAGGCCTCAGGGGGAACGAGCCTTGGCCCCTCCTGATTTGACTCGCTGCCTGCAGGACTGGGAAATcagttatttaagccacccagtgtgtgggGCTTGGTTGTGGCACCCCAGGAAACTCATACCCTCCCTGGGGGCCTCCtgtcccagcggggagcctgaggtCCTTGCAGATCCGTGAGCCAGCTGCTCCCCCTACTGGCCACGCTGCAGGGGATGCTCGCGGCCTGGGACTAGCGCTGGGCTGGGAGAGGCGTAGGGGCTGGGGGGGCCGGCGTCTCTCTCCTGGTGGGGCCTCACCAGCCCCCCCCCCGGGCAGGTAGGTGGCCACCGTCCCCTCCTGGACGCGCCTGCTGCCTCTGGAGGGGGCCCCTGGGGAAGCATTCAGGACTGCATGCAACCACCACCCCTGGGACCCGCTGACATGCTCCGTGCACCCTCTTCCCTAGTGTGTGACCCCAAGGATGA belongs to Canis lupus familiaris isolate Mischka breed German Shepherd chromosome X, alternate assembly UU_Cfam_GSD_1.0, whole genome shotgun sequence and includes:
- the IL3RA gene encoding interleukin-3 receptor subunit alpha isoform X13: MALLWLAVLVMSVCLLRSEKDPDSPIKNLRMEPGSRRLTWDLSGNVSEIKCFINSKYITKAIDSRYCQFYVLPLCEVKNFTISVKQDPPFSTGLQYVPRGAEGKPAAAARGLDCWVHDVDFLTCSWEVGRAAPGDVQYRLYWRDLKAYREQECPRYEADDRGVHVRCRFDDVSRLQRHIQFWVNGTSRRSGIPCSDLCVELPEIERLSPPHITATCNKSYSMMEWKVLSHFNHRFLYELQIQKGTDPASTEKLYENHFVIYNPGNYVAKLKVQGFFRKDWSEWSAPQLFVCDPKDEHRRDWLVSVLVLLGTLLVLGLVALLCRSFAETLPSHPSHEGPHHGQPPEPQAGALGHQQSQPGGLSGGRGAHFGGNMKRDLRRPSPIGQEPGGGSPEERSGLGREHLCQAHRVNKGLLHPVPELRGGGSR
- the IL3RA gene encoding interleukin-3 receptor subunit alpha isoform X11, with the protein product MLRTSARPLLGSGGAMALLWLAVLVMSVCLLRSEKDPDSPIKNLRMEPGSRRLTWDLSGNVSEIKCFINSKYITKAIDSRYCQFYVLPLCEVKNFTISVKQDPPFSTGLQYVPRGAEGKPAAAARGLDCWVHDVDFLTCSWEVGRAAPGDVQYRLYWRDLKAYREQECPRYEADDRGVHVRCRFDDVSRLQRHIQFWVNGTSRRSGIPCSDLCVELPEIERLSPPHITATCNKSYSMMEWKVLSHFNHRFLYELQIQKGTDPASTEKLYENHFVIYNPGNYVAKLKVQGFFRKDWSEWSAPQLFVCDPKDEHRRDWLVSVLVLLGTLLVLGLVALLCRSFAETLPSHPSHEGPHHGQPPEPQAGALGHQQSQPGGLSGGRGAHFGGNMKRDLRRPSPIGQEPGGGSPEERSGLGREHLCQAHRVNKGLLHPVPELRGGGSR
- the IL3RA gene encoding interleukin-3 receptor subunit alpha isoform X12 yields the protein MCFDCISKRSPRTPAWLSGWASAFGSDPDSPIKNLRMEPGSRRLTWDLSGNVSEIKCFINSKYITKAIDSRYCQFYVLPLCEVKNFTISVKQDPPFSTGLQYVPRGAEGKPAAAARGLDCWVHDVDFLTCSWEVGRAAPGDVQYRLYWRDLKAYREQECPRYEADDRGVHVRCRFDDVSRLQRHIQFWVNGTSRRSGIPCSDLCVELPEIERLSPPHITATCNKSYSMMEWKVLSHFNHRFLYELQIQKGTDPASTEKLYENHFVIYNPGNYVAKLKVQGFFRKDWSEWSAPQLFVCDPKDEHRRDWLVSVLVLLGTLLVLGLVALLCRSFAETLPSHPSHEGPHHGQPPEPQAGALGHQQSQPGGLSGGRGAHFGGNMKRDLRRPSPIGQEPGGGSPEERSGLGREHLCQAHRVNKGLLHPVPELRGGGSR
- the IL3RA gene encoding interleukin-3 receptor subunit alpha isoform X1; protein product: MLRTSARPLLGSGGAMALLWLAVLVMSVCLLRSEKDPDSPIKNLRMEPGSRRLTWDLSGNVSEIKCFINSKYITKAIDSRYCQFYVLPLCEVKNFTISVKQDPPFSTGLQYVPRGAEGKPAAAARGLDCWVHDVDFLTCSWEVGRAAPGDVQYRLYWRDLKAYREQECPRYEADDRGVHVRCRFDDVSRLQRHIQFWVNGTSRRSGIPCSDLCVELPEIERLSPPHITATCNKSYSMMEWKVLSHFNHRFLYELQIQKGTDPASTEKLYENHFVIYNPGNYVAKLKVQGFFRKDWSEWSAPQLFVCDPKDEHRRDWLVSVLVLLGTLLVLGLVALLCRRYSVLQKLFPPIPHMKDPITDNLQSPKLEHWDTSRASQEDCPVAEVHILGET